One window of the Perca flavescens isolate YP-PL-M2 chromosome 16, PFLA_1.0, whole genome shotgun sequence genome contains the following:
- the rapgef1b gene encoding rap guanine nucleotide exchange factor 1b isoform X5 produces MSGKIESKQDSQRSHLSSFTMKLMDKFHSPKIKRTPSSKKGKQLQPEPAAKSTEKPANKKVSRLEEHEKEVVSALRYFKTIVDKMVVEKKVLEMLPGSASKVLEAILPLVQVEARIQHSSALSSCHNRVYQSLANLIRWADQVMLDGIDLEDKENVASVTSVIKAVLDGVKELVKLTIEKQEQPSPTTPNKPAPATTAESSVSSEMPLIDREPEVSKKKTAPAATPAEAASDIPEEDVAPPKPPLPEAKMAELSPPPALPPKKRQSAPSPTRVAVVAPMSRGSSLPCSVHRQQQDFEQEFLQRRFSGGSQSYGGDSPRLSPCSSMGKLSKSDEQLSSMEQDSGQCSRNTSCETLDNTENYDPDYDFLHQDLSAGENLPPIPVGGCLSPLPESHSESSSPVPGQHPSHPRFSAPPAQQQPEYWTTQPNQTNPVQSYRVSAPPALPQKKRRGTQPFPDVGSRVLYERYPSQYDNLSEEELHPTPPFPLFTPISPMPQTNGGVFVTQYIASENADVPTSPPPLPEKKSRNILQYMQFVEDYSEPQPSMFYQMPQSESIYEQRNKRFQEVYGFNDSFSSTDSVHEPVLPPALPPKQRQLASHSSSPSSSSSSSLSCHLQPSVAAMEEAGSGLGLSMSVSNSYLIGQASLTAPTSLDQVALTNATILDGSGGGPNGSLAGSMGSVAVCLPSESSLTDSLHTSASESANDEGGEGEYVNLYSSSQANGELPLSLRESITADHVLQDPTPQMPKTNSKEALDKERRQKSTESAGSDEEDVDELSLIDHKEIMSRITLKQENDDGPDVRAGSGDILLVHATETDRKDLVLYCEAFLTTYRTFITPEDLIKKLHYRYTRFCHSPDTFKKRVSKNTFFVLVRVVDELCLVELTEDILKQLMDLVFTLVCNGELSLARVLRKNILDKVEQRKLLRYTNSLKPLAARGVSARPGTLHDFRSHEIADQLTLLDAELFYKIEIPEVLLWAKEQNEEKSPNLTQFTEHFNNMSYWVRSLIIQQEKAQDREKLLLKFIKIMKHLRKLNNFNSYLAILSALDSAPIRRLEWQKQTSEGLEEYCTLIDSSSSFRAYRAALAEVEPPCIPYLGLILQDLTFVHLGNPDLIDGKVNFSKRWQQFNILDSMRRFQQVHYELKRNEDIVCFFNDFSDHLAEEALWELSLKIKPRNITRRKTEREEKT; encoded by the exons ACTCGCAACGGTCCCATCTGTCCTCTTTCACCATGAAACTGATGGACAAGTTCCACTCTCCCAAGATCAAGAGGACTCCGTCCTCCAAGAAGGGCAAGCAACTGCAGCCCGAGCCAGCAGCCAAGAGCACCGAGAAACCTGCGAACAAG aagGTTAGTCGACTGGAAGAGCACGAGAAGGAGGTGGTCAGTGCCTTGCGCTACTTCAAGACAATCGTGGACAAAATGGTCGTGGAGAAGAAGGTGCTGGAGATGCTTCCAGGTTCGGCCAGCAAGGTGCTTGAAGCCATCCTGCCTCTGGTTCAGGTAGAGGCCCGGATACAGCACAG TTCGGCGCTATCTTCCTGCCATAACCGTGTGTATCAGAGCCTGGCCAACCTTATCCGTTGGGCAGACCAGGTGATGCTTGATGGTATCGACTTGGAGGACAAGGAGAACGTGGCGTCTGTCACCAGCGTCATCAAAGCCGTGCTGGATGGAGTAAAG GAATTGGTGAAGCTGACCATAGAGAAACAGGAGCAGCCGTCGCCCACCACCCCGAACAAACCAGCACCTGCTACCACAGCAGAGAG CAGCGTGTCATCGGAGATGCCCTTGATAGATCGGGAGCCGGAGGTGTCGAAAAAAAAGACTGCTCCGGCAGCTACTCCCGCAGAGGCTGCCTCAGACATACCAGAAGAGGACGTGGCCCCTCCCAAACCCCCCCTTCCTGAAGCCAAAATGGCAGAGCTCAG CCCTCCACCAGCTCTTCCCCCTAAGAAGCGCCAGTCGGCCCCTTCGCCTACACGGGTTGCAGTGGTTGCCCCGATGAGCCGCGGCTCCAGCCTACCCTGCAGCGTCCACAGACAG cAGCAGGACTTTGAGCAGGAGTTCCTTCAGAGACGTTTCTCTGGGGGGAGCCAGTCCTATGGGGGCGACTCTCCACGCCTGTCTCCATGCAGCAGCATGGGGAAACTTAGCAAGTCCGATGAACAGCTCTCCTCCATGGAGCAGGACAGTGGTCAGTGTTCTCGTAACACCTCCTGTGAGACGCTTG ACAACACAGAGAATTACGACCCGGATTATGACTTCCTCCACCAGGATTTGTCAGCTGGGGAGAACCTGCCCCCAATACCGGTAGGAGGGTGCCTGAGCCCCCTGCCTGAGTCTCACAGCGAGTCCTCTTCCCCGGTCCCCGGACAGCATCCATCACATCCCCGCTTTAGTGCTCCTCCAGCACAGCAGCAGCCAGAATACTGGACCACGCAGCCTAATCAGACCAATCCCGTACAGTCCTACCGCGTCAGCGCGCCCCCTGCCCTTCCCCAGAAGAAGCGACGCGGCACCCAGCCTTTCCCTGACGTAGGGTCCAGGGTGCTGTATGAGCGCTACCCCTCCCAATACGACAACTTGTCAGAAGAGGAGCTCCACCCTACACCGCCATTCCCCCTTTTCACACCCATCTCACCCATGCCCCAGACAAATGGCGGCGTGTTCGTCACTCAGTACATAGCCAGCGAGAATGCAGATGTCCCCACTAGCCCACCGCCGCTGccagaaaagaaaagcagaaaca TCCTCCAGTACATGCAGTTTGTGGAAGACTACTCGGAGCCACAGCCCTCCATGTTCTACCAGATGCCACAGAGCGAGAGCATCTACGAGCAGCGCAACAAGCGCTTCCAGGAGGTCTACGGCTTCAACGACTCCTTCAGCAGCACCGACTCAGTCCACGAGCCGGTGCTGCCTCCAGCATTGCCCCCGAAACAAAGGCAGCTG GCCTCCCACTCTTCCtcaccctcttcctcctcctcctcttctctctcctgcCACCTCCAGCCGTCTGTAGCGGCCATGGAGGAGGCAGGCTCTGGGCTGGGCCTCAGCATGTCCGTTTCTAACTCCTACCTGATTGGCCAAGCTTCCTTGACCGCACCCACG AGTTTGGACCAGGTTGCCTTGACCAATGCCACCATTCTGGATGGCAGCGGGGGCGGGCCCAACGGTTCCCTGGCTGGCTCAATGGGCTCTGTTGCTGTCTGTCTTCCTTCTGAGTCTTCTCTCACTGACTCTCTCCACACCTCAGCG AGCGAGAGCGCAAATGATGAGGGCGGGGAGGGGGAGTACGTCAACTTGTACTCATCCAGCCAGGCCAATGGGGAGCTGCCTCTCTCCCTCAGA GAATCCATCACAGCTGACCATGTACTTCAAGACCCCACCCCTCAGATGCCTAAGACCAACAGCAAAGAGGCTTTGGACAAGGAAAG gaggCAGAAGTCAACAGAGTCGGCTGGCAGCGATGAGGAAGACGTGGACGAGCTCTCCCTCATCGACCACAAGGAGATTATGAGCAGGATAAcactaaaacaggaa AATGATGATGGCCCTGACGTTCGTGCTGGATCAGGAGATATTCTATTAGTTCACGCTACAGAAACCGATCGCAAAG ATCTTGTTTTGTACTGTGAAGCCTTTCTAACTACGTATAGGACTTTTATAACCCCCGAGGACCTCATTAAGAAGCTACACTACAG ATACACTAGGTTCTGCCACAGCCCGGACACCTTCAAGAAGCGAGTCAGCAAGAACACATTCTTTGTGCTGGTTCGTGTAGTGGATGAACTGTG CTTGGTGGAGCTGACAGAGGACATCTTGAAACAGCTGATGGACCTGGTGTTCACGCTGGTGTGCAATGGCGAGCTCAGCCTCGCCCGTGTGCTCCGCAAGAACATCCTGGATAAGGTGGAGCAAAGGAAGCTGCTGCGCTACACTAACTCCCTCAAGCCACTCGCTGCCCGAGGGGTCTCTGCAAG GCCTGGAACTCTCCATGACTTCCGCAGTCATGAGATCGCCGATCAGCTCACTCTTCTTGATGCTGAGCTCTTCTATAAAATTGAG ATTCCCGAGGTGCTGCTCTGGGCCAAGGAGCAGAATGAGGAGAAGAGTCCGAACCTGACTCAGTTCACAGAGCACTTTAACAACATGAGCTATTG GGTCCGCTCTTTGATAATTCAGCAGGAGAAAGCCCAAGACAGAGAGAAGCTGCTTCTCAAGTTCATCAAGATAATGAAG CACTTAAGAAAGTTGAATAATTTCAACTCCTACCTGGCAATACTGTCTGCCCTGGACTCTGCCCCCATCAGGAGATTGGAGTGGCAGAAACAGACCTCAGAG GGATTGGAGGAATATTGCACGTTGATTGACAGCTCCTCGTCCTTCCGAGCATACAGAGCTGCTCTGGCTGAGGTGGAGCCTCCATGCATCCCATACCT GGGTCTCATTCTGCAGGACCTGACCTTCGTGCACCTGGGTAACCCTGACCTCATTGACGGGAAGGTCAATTTCTCCAAACGCTGGCAGCAGTTCAACATTCTAGACAGCATGCGGCGCTTTCAGCAAGT GCATTACGAGCTAAAGCGCAACGAAGACATTGTCTGTTTCTTCAACGACTTCAGCGACCACCTGGCAGAGGAGGCCTTGTGGGAGCTGTCGCTGAAGATCAAGCCCAGGAACATCACCAGGCGCAAGACGGAACGCGAGGAGAAGACATAG